The following is a genomic window from Clostridium sp..
TGCCTTGTAATCCAAATGTAGGAGGTACTGCGAAGGGACACCTTGTTAGGGAAATAGATGCATTGGGTGGTGAAATGGGAGTAAATATTGATAATACATTTATACAATCCAGAATGTTGAATATTTCCAAAGGACCGGCAGTACATTCTTTGAGAGCCCAAGCTGATAAGAAACGTTATTCAGAAAGAATGAAATTTGTACTTGAAAAGCAAGAAAATCTGTATTTAAGACAATTAGAGGTTATTAGTATAAGGACAGATGATAATAATAGAGTATGTGGAGTGCTTACAAAAAATGGTGCTTATTTTGAAACTAAAGCTGTTGTTTTGGCTACAGGAACTTATTTGAAAGGTAAAGTGATTATTGGAGATGTAAGTTATAGTTCTGGTCCAAATGGATTTATGCCAGCAAAGGATCTGTCACAAAGCTTAATAGATTTGGGTATAGAATTAAGGCGTTTTAAGACTGGTACACCTGCAAGAGTAAATAAAGAAAGTGTAGATTTTTCTAAAATGGTGGAGCAAAAAGGAGATAGAAATATAGTCCCATTTTCATTTATGAGTGATTCAATAGACAGGGAACAGATATCCTGTTATCTTACTTATACTACTCATGATACATTAAAAGTTATACGTGAAAATATAAACAGATCTCCACTTTATAATGGTTCTATTAAATCTGTAGGTCCAAGATATTGTCCATCTATTGAAGATAAAATTGTTAGATTTCCTGATAAAGAAAAACATCAAATATTTATAGAACCTGAGGGAGAGAATACGAATGAATTATATGTCGACGGGGCATCTACATCAATGCCTGAAGATGTACAAATTGACATGTATAGGACAATAACAGGGTTAGAAAATGTGGAATTCTTAAGGACCGGATATGCTATTGAATATGACTGTATAAATCCTCTACAGTTAAAACTTTCATTGGAATTTAAAAATATTGAAGGTTTATTTGGAGCAGGTCAGTTAAATGGAAGCTCAGGTTATGAGGAAGCTGCTTCCCAAGGATTAATAGCAGGAATCAATGCTGCTCTAAAGGCAAAAGTGGAAAATCCTTTTATTCTGAAGAGATCTGATGGATATATAGGAGTTTTGATAGATGATTTAGTTACTAAAGGTACAGAGGAGCCTTATAGGATGATGACATCAAGAGCTGAATACAGGCTAATACTTAGGCAGGATAATGCTGATTTGAGGCTGACACAGCTTGGATATGATATTGGGCTTGTAACTGAGTTGAGATATAAAAAATTTTTAGAGAGAAAAAAAGCTATATATAGAGAAATAGATAGAATTAAAAATGTAAGTATTACACCTAAAAAGTTTGTAATTGAATTTCTTGAATCATTAGGTTCATCTGAGCTGAAAAAGCCTGAGAGTCTATATGATCTTATAAAAAGACCAGAACTTGATTACTTTAAATTAAAATATTTGGATGAAGATAGAGAAAACCTGAATATAGATGTTCAGGAAGAAGTAAATATAATTTCAAAGTATGAAGGGTATATTACAAAGCAGATGGAACAGATAGCTCAATTTAAAAAATTTGAAAATAAGACTATTTCTCAGAATATAGATTACGATAAAGTAAAAGGTCTTAGAATTGAGGCTATACAGAAATTGAAAAAAATAAGGCCTGTAAGTATAGGTCAAGCTTCTAGAATTTCAGGAGTTTCACCAGCTGATATTTCTGTCTTGATGATTTATCTGGAAAAGATGAGGAGAAAAAACAATTAATATTGGAGAAAAGTATATTATGGATTATTTTAATGTTATGGAAAAGGCATGCTTGGATGTTGGTGTTGATTTTAATCTGCAAAAGTATAATAAGTTTATTAAATATAAAAATTTACTGCAGATGTGGAATAAAAAAATAAATTTAACAACTATAAGCGAAGATAGTGAAATAATAAAAAAACATTTTATAGATTGTATAAATGTTTTTAAGTTCGACCCTTTAAAAAGTGCATTGAATTTCATTGATGTTGGTACCGGAGCTGGTTTTCCCGGAATACCAATGAGTATAATTAGGCCGGAGGCAAATTTTGTTTTACTTGATTCTCTAAATAAAAGAATAAATTTTTTAAATCAGGTTCTGTGTGAATTGAATCTACATAAAGTTTATGCAGTTCATGGAAGAGCTGAAGATATGGCAAGAAAAAATGAATATAGAGAATGTTTTGATGCAGCAGTTTCACGGGCTGTAGGAAATTTGGCAATTCTAAGTGAATTATGTATTCCTTATATAAAAGTAAATGGTTATTTTGTGGCACTGAAAGGACCTTCTGTACAGGATGAAATTAAGGAAAGTGAAAATTCTATTGCCTTATTAGGTGGTAAATTAGAAGATATTATTAAAATAGAGGATAGTGAATTAAGGCATAATTTAGTAATAATAAAGAAAGTAAAAACTACATCCGTTAAATATCCGAGAAGATCAGGAGTTATTTCAAAAAAGCCGTTAAAATAAAAGTATTAATTTGTCGTACGAAAACTATAAAAATTAGAAGGATTTTAATAAAAAAAAGAGAAATGTTAACAATAGGAAGTGTAAGAGGGATGGTTAAGCATGCAAAAAAATATTAATTATATATCTGTTGATTTAATTTTACCTAATGTATATCAACCACGTAAATATTTTGATGAAGAAAGTCTATATGAATTAGCTCAATCTATAAAATCCTATGGTATAGTTCAACCGCTTTCAGTTAGAAAAATAAGTAATGATAAATATGAATTGGTAGCTGGTGAGAGAAGACTTAGAGCAGCAAAAAAAGCAGGTATTAAAGAAGTACCTGTTATAGTAGTTGATATAAGTGATGATGAATCAGCGGCTATAGCTTTACTTGAAAATCTTCAAAGAGAGAATCTCAATTTTTTAGAAGAAGCAGAAGCATACTATAATTTGATAAAAAATCATTCCTATACTCAAGAGAAATTGGCTGAAGTTATAGGAAAAAAACAGTCTACTATTGCAAATAAGATTAGACTTCTTAAATTGGATGAGGAAATAAGGTATATATTATTAGAAAATAATTTAACCGAAAGACATGCTAGAGCCTTATTAAAGCTTCCAACTGTTGAAATTCAAAAGAATGTGCTCAAAATTATATTGCAGAAGTCACTAAATGTGAAGAAGACTGAGGAATTAGTTGAAAGGGAACTTGAAAAATTAACGGAAGGACAATTGAAAAAGAAGAGAAAGAAAATAAAGGGAATATTTTCACCAAGGGTATATGTAAATACTGTTAGACAAGTATTTGACAAATATGGCTTAAAGGCTAAATATGCATCTAAGGAACTGGACAATGAAATACAAATAACTATAACAATTCCTAAAAAATAATATTATTTATAGAATGGATGTTTAACAATTTTTATGTGAACATCCATAATTTTTTTGCAATAATGTTTCATGTGAAACATTATTGCAAACATAATAAAGTTGTTTTATCAAAAACTCTTTAATTATGTCTAATAAAAATATATAATTAAGAATAAGTACTTCTAATAAGGATGGTGAATTATGTGAGAGTGATTTCTATATTTAATCAAAAAGGTGGGGTTGGAAAGACAACTACAAGTATTAATTTATCTACATATTTAGCTATTAAGGGATTTGATATATTAAATATTGATATTGATCCTCAAGGCAATACTACCAGCGGTCTTGGATTCGATAAGAATATTATTGATGAATCTATTTATGACATACTGTGTTCAAATATACAAATAGAAACAGTTATGAAAAAATATGAATTGATTGATAATTTCTATATAATTCCATCGAATATGGAATTAGCTGGTGCAGAAGTTGAATTGATTAATATGGAAAATAGAGAAAATATATTAAAACATAAAATTAAATCTATGAATAAAAAATTTGATTTTGTTTTCATAGATTGTCCTCCATCTTTAGGAATATTGACAATTAATGCTCTTGCATCATCAGATACAGTCCTGATTCCGATTCAGTGTGAATTTTATGCATTGGAAGGTGTTGGACAACTAGTAAATACGCTGCAGCTTGTAAAAAG
Proteins encoded in this region:
- the mnmG gene encoding tRNA uridine-5-carboxymethylaminomethyl(34) synthesis enzyme MnmG, whose translation is MEYFSGKYDVIVVGAGHAGCEAGLAAARIGCKTLVCTMNLDSVGFMPCNPNVGGTAKGHLVREIDALGGEMGVNIDNTFIQSRMLNISKGPAVHSLRAQADKKRYSERMKFVLEKQENLYLRQLEVISIRTDDNNRVCGVLTKNGAYFETKAVVLATGTYLKGKVIIGDVSYSSGPNGFMPAKDLSQSLIDLGIELRRFKTGTPARVNKESVDFSKMVEQKGDRNIVPFSFMSDSIDREQISCYLTYTTHDTLKVIRENINRSPLYNGSIKSVGPRYCPSIEDKIVRFPDKEKHQIFIEPEGENTNELYVDGASTSMPEDVQIDMYRTITGLENVEFLRTGYAIEYDCINPLQLKLSLEFKNIEGLFGAGQLNGSSGYEEAASQGLIAGINAALKAKVENPFILKRSDGYIGVLIDDLVTKGTEEPYRMMTSRAEYRLILRQDNADLRLTQLGYDIGLVTELRYKKFLERKKAIYREIDRIKNVSITPKKFVIEFLESLGSSELKKPESLYDLIKRPELDYFKLKYLDEDRENLNIDVQEEVNIISKYEGYITKQMEQIAQFKKFENKTISQNIDYDKVKGLRIEAIQKLKKIRPVSIGQASRISGVSPADISVLMIYLEKMRRKNN
- a CDS encoding ParA family protein gives rise to the protein MRVISIFNQKGGVGKTTTSINLSTYLAIKGFDILNIDIDPQGNTTSGLGFDKNIIDESIYDILCSNIQIETVMKKYELIDNFYIIPSNMELAGAEVELINMENRENILKHKIKSMNKKFDFVFIDCPPSLGILTINALASSDTVLIPIQCEFYALEGVGQLVNTLQLVKRSLNPELKVEGVVMSMYDGRTKLSNEVLAEVKKYFKDKVYNTTIPRNIRLAEAPSFGLPISLYDDKCRGAKAYEKLADEFLKRQEG
- the noc gene encoding nucleoid occlusion protein — protein: MQKNINYISVDLILPNVYQPRKYFDEESLYELAQSIKSYGIVQPLSVRKISNDKYELVAGERRLRAAKKAGIKEVPVIVVDISDDESAAIALLENLQRENLNFLEEAEAYYNLIKNHSYTQEKLAEVIGKKQSTIANKIRLLKLDEEIRYILLENNLTERHARALLKLPTVEIQKNVLKIILQKSLNVKKTEELVERELEKLTEGQLKKKRKKIKGIFSPRVYVNTVRQVFDKYGLKAKYASKELDNEIQITITIPKK
- the rsmG gene encoding 16S rRNA (guanine(527)-N(7))-methyltransferase RsmG; the protein is MDYFNVMEKACLDVGVDFNLQKYNKFIKYKNLLQMWNKKINLTTISEDSEIIKKHFIDCINVFKFDPLKSALNFIDVGTGAGFPGIPMSIIRPEANFVLLDSLNKRINFLNQVLCELNLHKVYAVHGRAEDMARKNEYRECFDAAVSRAVGNLAILSELCIPYIKVNGYFVALKGPSVQDEIKESENSIALLGGKLEDIIKIEDSELRHNLVIIKKVKTTSVKYPRRSGVISKKPLK